TGAGGTTTAAGaagatatttggctatttggttaaacgagaaatcgaaacccagcacattaaggcacgtttcctcgaatttccaaacgcaaaatagtcttactattttttagaaaaatcctcgtctcgaaaaaataacgtgtcacatccaatgcgttatgacacgacgtattgaattcttgataacgagctttttatcatttttaaaagagtaatctcgattatttaaattcaacgaagaaagtcggaacccaacacgttagggctcgattttcTCGGAGATctaaaataccgaatattacttatatttttaaaattttcattttttgacaAATCTGAATAAAAATGGGTGtaatgaaatgatgatgatgtaagcaaaataatacaagcaaagGCTACGAAGTAAAATAAGTATAAAGACAAACTAATATAACACACAATCGCAAGcataagtaataaaattaaaacattcattccaattaatgaaaatgtaaataaaaaagaaaatgtataaaactataaaaatataaaagatatatatgtgtatatacataaaattattgaaatatatgaaaacatgtgtatataacagtatgtatatatatgtatacttttataaaaagGAACTATGTacgtataaatatattatgtaaatatattcgcatgtgtatatatatatatactttgaaattataaaataaaaacatatgtacatattttaaaatcattatataaaatatatataagtaagtatatacatattcgtgagaaaatataaatataaatatacatatatataaatatagatataaaatgagtatttatatatgtattaaaaagtaaaaaaatatatacgtatatatatatgtaagcaattatataataataatataatatgtcACATATATCTAAgatttatataagtaaatataagtataaatataatgatagtaataataataataataataataataataataataataataataataatgagcaACATaataaaactactaaaaaaaagactaaatcgaaataaaataaaaatactggGCGAATGTGTCCCTTTTCAGTGCGTGAGTGGGTTAGGGACCCGATTGGAATCCAAACAAAATTGCGGGGccgaattaaaagaaaatgaaaataaagagaaaagggAGCAAATTAAAAAGGGCATAAACGTGGAAGGGCCACGATTGTAAATAACCCACCCGCACAAAAACACGCGGACCCTAGGttgcgggtcgggtcgacgcacGGGTAGGAATCCTTAAggcaaaacgacgccgttccaTAAGGGTATAAAAAACCAAATtctgagaaaaaaaattcatttgaacatggagaaagaaaaaaaagaagagggagGAGGGGGGACTTCTCTCTGGACCAAGACCAGTTCCCGGCCAGCCCTGTCACACCTCCGTCGCGCCGGCACCGAGCCGCCACCGTGTAAATTccaaaaaggtaaaaattttatttttttttatattttttatgcttttacaCTGatagagaaagaaataaaaataaaaaggctaATGCGTATAAAAAAACGAATGAAAAAGTCACCTTGagtgtttgatttttttagatcttttttttttattaatcgtTGTAAAAAGGAAGAGGAAGTTCTTCTTTACAGCAAATTTGGTTTTAACcgaaagagaagaaagaaaagaaaaaaaataaaatccccCCCTTTTACATTGTTTGATTTTCGGCTTATATAaccgaaaaaaataaatttatttttactgtcTCTGCTCTTTTGTGCTGCTTGTTTCTTCTTTCATGTTGCTTGCAGGTACTTGGCGAAGGCAGAGGCGTGGCTTGCCATTTTGGTGTAAGGCCGACTGGCGGTGGTAGACCTCGGGCGACGAGTACGCTGGAGGCACATGGGTACATAGCAAGATGCGGCGCACTAGGGTTTCTAGGTTTCTGATTTTTTGCTGAAACTAGTTAAGGTTTTGGGCTTATTGGGCCCTGGGTCATGGGTTTGTagtttgggttgtaattttgGGCCTGGGCATAAATTGGGTCTTGCACAAAGCATAACTTCTGAATCATGAAAAATGGAGTTCCGAGGCACCCAAGAGTACAAACATCAAATATAAGGTGATATCTTTCACAAATTAGTCACCCTGGCTTTAATGTTAAGTATGGGATTTGGTTGAGATTCTAGATTCAAGTTGTCGTACCAACGGAACAGCAGGACTTGAAATTTGATCTGAGGCCTGTGAGTAAGCCCACTGATAGAGGAGATTTATCATGTGGCTTTGTTTATGTGGTCATTCTATTGTACATAAATATTGTTTTTGCCAAACCTTCCTTAATAGCTAGGTGGCCTTATTGTGATGCACTTTTTAAACCTAGGTTTGTGAAGTCATAAATATAGGTTTCAATAAAACTTGGAATTTAAGTTATGAtgattgatattttgatttagggatttttacctATGAGACATGAGATTTGAGTTCATGCAATTGAGATTATTAAGGCTATTATTGTGTTTAAGAATGCTTGTTCTACATCAATCTGGTAACACAGTAGACAAGATTTGCAGTTTTGGATTTGAGGGAACCTTTTCAACCAATCGTTAAAAATCCTATACTGCTTTTCATCCACTAAACCCTTTTAAATTTACTAACTAATTCAAACGCTGCTCTCACAACTCAAAACTTGCAGATATTTAATAAACTAAACTCTTAATCAAGGTTGTTGGAATTGGACCAGACCGGCCAACCAAACCTTGAAACCACTCGGAACACCAGTCTGGAGAAAGAGGTTGAACCAATTGACCTGCGAACCGGTACAAACCAGTTGAACCGGCtgttatacttttattttttatttttttatgaactaATAATTTATCTAATCAAACCACCGGTCCTGTTACAAAATCATTGCCCTAAATACTAAACAAAGAACCACAACTCTCACATCAGAACACTAGTGAAATTAATCTTAAAtctcaacaaaaattcaaaacgTGAGTAGTTAAATGAACCACGAGCCCCTTTTAAAACATGAGGAAGCCAGAAAATTGCAAAAGCCTCCCATTACCCTTGTATAGCCCAACAAACAAAGAAGCAGTCGCCGTCAAGGGTATAATGCTTTCCAAAATAGTCAACCAATGCATTCCCAACTTAACAGGGAGCAATGATGATCCACAAGAAACCAGCAACAGCAACCTACAAGAAATGAGCTACGGTCAACTCTATGATCGCCTGGGTGACCTGACAAAAGTTTATCAACCCAATCTCATAACAATCTCCAAGCTCATGCCAACCTGCTAGTCAGCTGCTGCACAACAGAGCTTTGTGTTGTTGATTCCCGAGCCATTCATCACATTGTCTTAGATGCTAAAAGTGCATGATTACCATGGTTCCAAAAAGTTTTCAATAGGCAATGGTAACACCATTCTAATTTCTCATATCAATAAAAACCAATTAATGTGCATCAAATCTTCACTTTCAATTACTTAACACTTTATGTACTCCCGCCATTAAAAGAAACCTTatgtttgtttttcaattttgccACAATAAACAAACATCTATGAGGTTTTCCTGTCATACAGAAGCGCCTCTAGTAAGCAGGCAGAATAGAGATGGACTTTACTACGGGCCATCAAGCAGTCCAACTAATCCCCAATGCAATATGGTCATTACTCTTCACCTATGGCACCGTCACTTAAGACAACAAATTGTCgtattctaaataaaattttgcatcaatttTCTGTTCAAATTCAAAAACTCTTTCCGCTTGTAATTCTTATTGCTTCAATAAAATGCATAGGTTGCTTTTTGCTGAAAATCCCCTACATAGTCAACGACCAttacaaaaaatttacaatgatTTATGGGGCCCTCCATAGTGTTGTCAGTTGATAAAAGTGATTTATGGACCCTTGCTTGAACGACgttttcaaacaaaaatctTTTCTATATTGATGGTGGTAATGAATTTGTAAGTTTATCTTACCTAAAAACACACGGTACACCAACAATTATTTTCCCCTCCTCTACAGCTAAAGAGTGGCCCTAGTAGAGCACAGATACCTACATGTTGTTAAACTGCTAAAACACTCTCACACAAAGCCTCACTACCCTCAATATTTTGGATTTTGGCCTATCATCAAGCTGTCAATCAATAGGTTAATCACACCaagtctaaaaaaaaaaacatgccCCTATGAAATTTTATTCCAAGAACCTCCAAATTATAAGTCTATAAGATTTGGATGTTATGCTATCAGTGGCTGAAGCCATATGCCAAAAGTAAACTTTAGTCCCGTGGGAAGGCTATCAAATGGTTGCTCCGATGTTTTAATCGAACATCCTACGATATTCGCATAATTCGTGAACATGACTCAATGCTGGtagtttattcaaattttgattgagCTGGTGAACCGATTGATCAAACTTCCACTACTAATTACATGATTTATCTAGGAAGAACTATTTTATGGTCCTCCAAGAAGCAGTGATCAGTGTCTTGATCTTACACTGAAGTCGAATATCATGCTCTTGTTGCTGCTGTCACAGAAACATATTGGCTCGCCAATCTCTGCTGTGAGCTACGCTTTTCACTCAATATCATCCAGCATATCATATGTGATAAAGTTAGCACAACATACATTTCTGAAAGCCATGTCTTCCATAACTGAATGAAACATGTGCAAACGACTTCCACTTCATTCGTGAATAGGTAGAAAACAAAGAAGTTGCAGTCAAACATTTACACACTGTAGATCAGGTTGCATGTTCCAAGTTGGGTGTTGTTAATGTCTTCACCAACTTGCAAGGGTGTAAAAGAGAGGAACCAACTATCGTGAATCTAACTCCATTTTAGCTTTCTGTTATTTGTtccaaaactttgtttttcaaatattttctaacATACTTAGAGCTATTGAGATTTTTTCTTCTAGCTATAAGGAAAATAAGTTGAGAATTACTTGTATAAATAGCttgataaaattcaataatGGAGCACactttctattctattttccTTATAGGTAGCACCATGCTATAGGGTTCAATGATTTTAACAAAGACGATCTGATATTTACCTTGTACATCTCATGGAGAAATTGTCGAGTATAGTGCCTAATCAGGATCTCCTGAATAGATTCCCAACTGGCCATTTGATGCATGATTGACAACTCTTTGAAATGAATTCGTGCTCCCTCTACATCAGCAAAAGCCATCAGACCTCTCTGCAGTGAATAATTTTACCAAGAAGATTAGTACGTTACAGGAGAGGAACCCCGAGGGAATTTTCAAAGTTCTACTAAAACAATGGAATTAATATGAAGCAAAGAAAAGTAGTGAAACAAAAGCACATTTTTTATTAAGGAATGAGCATTTAATGATTGACTCAAGAACATCTGCATGATTAGAATCATGGCCAAGAATCAAAAGATGAAATGAGAATGATGATTGTTTTCCCTATTCCCtcttacatttattttattattatcatgttTTTGCTTTTGTGGTTTACAATTTCTGTGGAGGATGAGGCAATTAGAAGGGAAACATATGCCAAACCAATAAACAAATTAGCAAACACAAAACTGAAATAGACTTAATAGCATTCTGAATTTAACTTCACGAGTAGGAAATATCATTTGCTCCTGTTATGCAATTATTACATTTGGGGAAAAAGGACAAGAGAAAAAGATCATTGCTGCTAGTTTGAGCCTTTTTTCACCCTCCCTGTTTCTATTCAACTTATAAAAGCAGTAGTTAGTATTTGACAaccaaatacaattttaaaatagtctCAACTTCTAgcaaaaattcaaacataaaaaatgacaaaaataagccAAACTCACAAGGAAACCATGAAAACTTAGAGAATCCTAAGTAGGCTGAATTAGCTTTAGCTCGTGTACTAAGCATAATAATGTGATGGATCAAGACATCACCTAAAATAGCGAGCGAATGGCTCAGGTCATTTTCATCCATATACTGAGGCAGAAGAAAATCTCATCCTAGCAAAACAACTTATAAATATGCACTAACCAAATCAAGATTAAGTAGCATCCACCTGAATGCATAGTGGCCAATTCCAATTGCAGTCAAAATAGTGAAACAATATATTCTATATGAGTACCAATAAATATACCAAGTCTCTATGTCTGCGCATgtaaaataaatgtgaaaatatgTTAAGTTTGGTCCTTAGTACAAGGCAGGAAGCACAAATCCATCATATttggtaaaaaataataaaagctaaCCAGTTCACTGAAGCCACATGAGATTTGgccatatttttcatttatttcctcACTAGCCAAGTAATGAAATCTCCACTTCCTGGGTAAGCTAGAagtgtttgaatttttataatcatgccagtttttattttttagatactCATCTATGATACACAACCTTATATGGTTCTAGGAGTTTAGATAATAGAACCACTCACATGGATAACAGATTCTCCAGATGTAAGAACCCCGCTTCTAAGCATCCAAGGAGAACTAGAAAAGCTGTTCAAACCAAACCTTATATTTGTTAGTTAGTTTACAGGTGATAAAATAAGAGCTTGAGTTGAATTTAAAGAAACCAACTCCACAAGAGACAAAGTTATTCTACCTAAGAGTAAACTTTATAGGAGCCAAATCAAATGATTCCACATAAATCTTCTTCTGTCTTCTGGCCAAACAGTGAATTTGCTGCCAAGGAGCCCCTATTGGAACTATTAAAGGTAATCCACCAGTGTCATCAATTCTACTGAGCACAGGAGTACCAGTATTATGTAGCTGTTCTCTTACTTTCACATGCTCAGATGTTTGACCATGCATAAAACCCACATTGAAGTTAGGATCAGAAAATGGCAAGGCTTGACTCTGTAAACCTGGAGAGACAGCTTTGTAGAAGTAAAGCAAGCTCAAAATCAGTTCAAGCCCAAGGCAAAAATCTGCCATTCTGCAAGcaaatatatactaaaataagCACTTAAACTATTACAAGTCAAACAATTACTAAGATGCATTTGAATCTGAAACGACACCTTAAGCTTATATATTCAAAAGAGACCAATGAAATATCTTTCTTCCTTCACTTTGCCACAGCTAGGATAAACACAGGTTCAAACGAAGAATCTGAAGAAATCAGTAACCCCCTTTCAGCTTTAAATCTTGGGCTATCATCCTTCTTTATCTGGCCAACTTGGTTACTTCTGTATTCCCTATTAAAGGAAAGGACGACAGGATAGGGGGTGTTATGCAGTTGATTATCTATTTGAAGTGAAGATATATGGCAAGAAAGCTTTTGGTGGTCCACACTCTGAAATAGatcaatttttatatcttttgcaGAGGCAAAAAGCAATTCCtgcaaaataaagagaaagcTTAATAGATTTTGAAGTATATCTTTAGATCAGAACAAAACTCTAGCAATTTGTATCTGCTAACCTGTGGATAAGAATTAACCAAAGAAATACCAATGCAAGGAATAGTAACTGAAAACTTCTCCTTGTATTCAGCATGTTTCCCTTGTTTCtcttgattttgtttttcttggaaCCTAATGGTACTTTGATCTGTCATGTCTTTCAGAACATGATATGTTGAATCAATAATTGTGAACACCTGAAACAAGAAATTCAGTTGTTAAGCTACACAAATGCAAAAAAAATCCAGCTCAAAGCACCTAACTATGATAATGTACCTTTGTTGCACCCTCAGCACGCGCGGATAAAAGCAACATCCTTTCTATCTTCTGTAGACAGATTAGcattagataaatatttaatgtaaAACCAGGATACAGGAGTAGAGGGGAAATAATAACCTTGAAtagctaatttttttatatttaagaaatagctatttcaaataaatatttataaacgaGCCAACAGAATCATATGCTACATTACTCCAGCAGTATAATATAACAAGCCATCTCCTATTCCTTATGTCTTTAGAGAACAATAGTGAGTAATATTTTTCAAGAACAAGGGAGAGTGAAGGATTTTCTTTGGAGAATGTTTTCTGGAGCTAATGTAATATTCATTTATCAAGACTTAAAAGAATCCAAGGTAATGACGAAGAGGAAGATGGTGTTTTTAGAAGCTGGTGTCATACTCATTCACCAAGCTTAAACAATCAAAGGCCGTGATGAGAGGATGGTGATTACTGTGATACCTTGAGATTCTAGTCACAACCCAGCAATTGAAGATTCATTTTTATCAGATATTAGTCATTGCAGCAGAAAATCGGGATTATAGATcttaattcaaaacaaaaaatagtgaAAAGAACAAAAGGATACTAGGTAAAAGGCTAGAATTTATTTCCTTCTCTCCTTCTCCTcccctttttctttaaatttatatattctattgtAATTggatttatgttattttaattattctttaagcAATAATCAATAGATTATCAGGTTCACATATTTACAACACTtgtgtaattatttattttttaatgtttgaaaattattagtatttggCCATGCTAGTTCTAAAGACAAACACAGCCATGCAGGTTGTACAATAGCACATTGGCTTATCTTGAACTTTGGTAAATTAGAAGAGCTTTCTATAGAATTTTAGCCTCcgaaatattcataaaataatgCTCACATTCAAGGTAAGCATCTAATGCTACTATATTCATTAAATATAGCATGAAACTAAAAATTGATATAGTATTAGCTTGCAACTTTTTATGCTGTAAATTGACCCTATTAGACAAGTTACTGCAGGAGGGTTCAATCCTCAAAGAATATCAACTGAAATATACTACTAACCCTCCTTCACCAATTCAGAGCAGATACAAAGTTTGCTGATCTATTTAGGCGCCTTATGTCAGGACCTGCTTAAAGAAATAAAGCTAATAACAATATGATGTACCTCAGAAGTAGACTGTAGGTGCACAGGCATATATTCTTTCAAATCATCTAGAGCAAAAGAACCCACCATACGCTCCCCTGGTACCTTTATATGTCAAACAAAGATTCATTAGAAAGGCAATGCCTTACAGTTCATCACTTCAAAAGGAACAAAAAGTAAAGTGGGCATACCTCAATAGAAACACGGTGGGGATAGCAGGGTTCATCCCACGCATAAGGGCAGGAAGTGTATGGGTGAACAGTGGTGTCAAGTGATTCACACCTTTGTTGGTAAATCCCTAGTCTCTACAATGACAAAAATGATACAGAACtctcacaaaaaattataattaaagttttaaaatgggTGATGCAGAATGCAAAGAAGGTAATTGAGGGATTAAACTACTTAAAGATTTGGAGTTTACACAAATATTAGCTATTCCACATTTGATGGTTTGGCAGACTAACAACCACCCTTCCCCTGCTAATGGAAAAAAACCACATTTAAAAAGCAATAGATTGACTCAAGTGGGACCTTTCAGAGGCTGCATTATAGATGCAGATGATGCTATTCATTCAGGAATTCTTGGTGGAACCAAAGCTGGAAATCTTAATCCTCCTGAAGGAAATGCTGTTCAAACTAGTTCGCCGGTGTTTAGATCTCAGTGCAGGTTGTTGGATGCTCCGCCTGAAACTCTTGCGGCTTCTGCTTTAGCACTGCCCTATGCAAATGTTATCATCGTCATTGAGAGGTTGGCAGCATCTCCTCACTTGATTGGTAATGATGCTAGAGATGATCTGTACAACATGTTACCTGCAAGTGTGAGAGCTGCACTGAGGGCAAGGCTAAAACCATATGCAAAGAGCTTAACTTCATCAGTTTCTGATACAGAGCTTGCTGAAGACTGGACTGAGGCAATGGCCGGATCTTAGGGGAGAGGGAGGTGTTTGAGAGAACTTTgaagtttttaaagtttttttttttttaaaaaaagggctaaaatgagggtttgttgatttttttttttttgcttaaatagcattactaaacggcgccgtttcattAGCCCAGacgcccaaaacggcgtcggTTTAGGGGTCGACCCGCTCCAACCTTAGTGTCCGCGTGATTTCGGTCGCTTGACTCATACAAGGGAATGTAAGTTTCAAGGAATCATCCTTACCTTGTTGAGTTTAAAATTGGTAAAATCCAAGAATTTGAATGGTGAATGTTAGTACGAGATTAAATATGTAATGTTAATAAGTAATATAAATAGTTTAACAAACATGAAAATAGTGATGAGTATAAATGTGACATAAACTTGGGCCAAAACATTGTTATTGAGAATTTACGTATTTTGATAGGAATGTGACCATGAATGGCATGGtcatatgaaattaaaatgaatgatttgagAATAAAAGAGAGAATGGAGAAACTGAAGCATAAACTTGTGTAATAACAAGAATTTGATTAGTGagatatgttataaaatgtcaAGGATTATCAATTACGTTATGGTAACTTCAAGTAGAAAGGTGATTGGGTGCTTATAGAGCTTTTATGAAAAACTATATTGAGATAAGTGAATTCATTTATAA
The sequence above is a segment of the Gossypium raimondii isolate GPD5lz chromosome 4, ASM2569854v1, whole genome shotgun sequence genome. Coding sequences within it:
- the LOC105779317 gene encoding uncharacterized protein LOC105779317; amino-acid sequence: MADFCLGLELILSLLYFYKAVSPGLQSQALPFSDPNFNVGFMHGQTSEHVKVREQLHNTGTPVLSRIDDTGGLPLIVPIGAPWQQIHCLARRQKKIYVESFDLAPIKFTLSFSSSPWMLRSGVLTSGESVIHRGLMAFADVEGARIHFKELSIMHQMASWESIQEILIRHYTRQFLHEMYKVFGSAGVIGNPMGFARSLGVGIRDFLAVPAKSILKSPTGLFTGMPQGTSLLSNTVYALSDAATQFSKAAHKGIVAFTFDEQAVARMKRRLKGEASHSKGIINEVFEGLTGLLQSPVKEAEKHGDTSQKAQPKLKNVMGPIKKFIHT